The Ananas comosus cultivar F153 linkage group 2, ASM154086v1, whole genome shotgun sequence genome contains a region encoding:
- the LOC109706858 gene encoding uncharacterized protein LOC109706858, producing the protein MAEARMYCAIPSSKKGGATAGKGFTRRCAKLVKEQRARIYILRRCATMLLCWYIHGDD; encoded by the coding sequence ATGGCGGAGGCGCGGATGTACTGCGCGATTCCTAGCTCGAAGAAGGGCGGCGCCACCGCAGGGAAGGGATTCACCCGGCGGTGTGCGAAGCTCGTAAAGGAGCAGCGCGCCCGGATCTACATCCTGCGCCGCTGCGCCACCATGCTCCTCTGCTGGTACATCCACGGCGACGACTAA